The proteins below come from a single Jaculus jaculus isolate mJacJac1 chromosome X, mJacJac1.mat.Y.cur, whole genome shotgun sequence genomic window:
- the LOC101612739 gene encoding actin-related protein T1-like: MFNPDILDVPAVIFDNGSGLCKIGISGENGPRHIINSVVGHPKFNIPSARSNRKRYFVGEEAQCNYDGLYLHYPVERGLVTRWDDMEKLWKDLFEWELGVKPSEQPVLMTEPSLNPRGTREKTTEIMFEKFNVPALYLCNHAVAALCASACVTGLVVDSGDGVTCTVPVYEGYTLHHAVTKLYVAGRDITEHLTRLLLAIGYTFPCILNKAVVDDIKEKLCVVDWEPNEEASKGSQRALREYTLPDGNVIHMNEHLCQVPRVLFTPDQLGVHEPGLSKMVCNSILKCDTDIQKNLFAEIVLSGGTTLFPGLEDRLLKELEALAFNGTPIKITASPDRCFSPWVGGSIMTSMSTFKPMWVTSEDFKEYGPFVVQRKCF, encoded by the coding sequence ATGTTTAATCCAGACATATTGGATGTGCCAGCTGTGATTTTTGACAACGGATCTGGACTCTGCAAAATCGGAATTTCGGGAGAGAATGGACCCCGTCACATCATCAACTCAGTGGTTGGTCACCCGAAATTCAACATACCATCAGCAAGATCGAATCGGAAGAGGTACTTTGTCGGTGAAGAAGCCCAGTGCAATTATGACGGCTTATACTTGCACTACCCCGTTGAACGTGGACTCGTAACAAGATGGGATGACATGGAAAAATTGTGGAAGGATCTTTTTGAGTGGGAACTAGGTGTGAAACCCAGTGAGCAGCCAGTTCTGATGACTGAGCCTTCCTTGAACCCACGGGGGACCAGGGAGAAGACCACAGAAATCATGTTTGAGAAATTCAATGTGCCAGCCCTGTACCTATGCAACCATGCAGTGGCAGCCCTGTGCGCCTCAGCCTGTGTTACCGGCCTGGTAGTGGACAGTGGCGATGGAGTCACTTGCACTGTCCCCGTCTATGAAGGCTACACCCTACATCATGCTGTCACCAAGCTCTATGTGGCAGGGAGGGATATCACAGAACACCTCACCCGGCTCCTCCTCGCCATTGGCTACACTTTCCCCTGCATCCTCAACAAGGCTGTGGTGGATGACATTAAGGAGAAACTGTGCGTAGTTGACTGGGAACCTAATGAAGAGGCAAGCAAAGGGTCTCAGCGAGCTCTGAGGGAATACACACTTCCAGATGGGAATGTCATCCACATGAATGAACACCTATGCCAGGTGCCAAGAGTTCTCTTTACACCTGACCAGCTGGGCGTCCATGAACCAGGTCTCTCAAAAATGGTCTGCAACAGCATCTTGAAGTGCGACACTGACATTCAGAAGAACCTCTTTGCTGAGATCGTGCTGTCCGGAGGTACCACCCTGTTTCCCGGGCTTGAAGATAGGCTCCTGAAAGAACTCGAAGCTCTGGCTTTCAATGGCACCCCGATCAAGATCACGGCTTCTCCAGACAGGTGCTTCTCACCTTGGGTCGGTGGCTCCATCATGACTTCCATGAGTACCTTTAAGCCGATGTGGGTCACCTCAGAAGATTTCAAAGAGTACGGGCCTTTTGTGGTACAGAGAAAATGCTTTTAA